The sequence below is a genomic window from Chondrinema litorale.
GTAGGTTGATGCTCTCAAGCATGGTAATATGCGCTATTGAACCCAATACATCGAAAGGAGCCAGAAACAAATCGAGTTCTGCATCTCTGCCAATGGTAAATGATTCAATTTTTTTATCTATACTGGTATCTTTTTGCCAAAGCTTCATGGTATCAATATTTTAATATCTATAAGAATGAATTGTTTGTTGAATAGCTTTTTTGTTGGTTGATGTTGCAAAGTTCACTAAACTGCTCCTAAATCCAACTGGTCTAGTAAATTTATATAAGTGCGAATACCCTGTTCAATTTCATTAGTAAAAATAAACTCATCTGCAGTGTGCGATCTGGCAGAGTCTCCCGGTCCAACTTTTATGGTGGTAAAAGGCATTAACGCCTGATCTGAAAGGGTAGGAGAGCCATAAGCTTCTAGCCCTAATTCGAAACCCTTTTTCACAATCGGGTGTGTTTCTGCAATACCAGAAGAGTTTAATCTAAATGAGCGTGGATTCACTTCGCATTTCACATGCTGCTGAATAATCTCATAAATCTCTTGGTTGCTATATTGCTCTGTTGATCTCACATCTACTACAAACTTACAAGCGTCTGGCACTACATTGTGTTGGGTACCGGCTTCTATTTGGGTAACACTGGTTTTCACTTTGCCCAAAGTCGGAGATACTTTCGGGAACTCATAAGTTCTAAACCACTCAATATCTGGAAGTGCTTCGTAAATGCTATTAATGCCTTCTTCTCTGGCTGCGTGTCCAGCTTTTCCTCTAGCTACACAATCGAGTACCATCAAGCCTTTTTCAGCCACAGCCATTTGGCAAAGAGTAGGTTCGCCCACAACACCAAGATCAATTTTACCTAGCTCTGGTAAAAGAGCAGCAATGCCATTTTTGCCAGAAACTTCTTCTTCGGCAGTTGCGGCAAAAAGTAGTTTATAAGGTTGCTCTTTTTTACTGAGAATGAGAAAAGTGAATAGTAACGAAACCAAAGGACCGCCAGCATCATTGCTGCCTAAACCATAAAGTTTTCCATCTACCACATCCGGACTAAATGGATCGCGGGTATAAGCTGTATTTGGTTTTACTGTGTCGTGATGTGAATTAAGCAAAATTACAGGCTTGTTTTCGCTACTTCCGGCGGTTTCAACCCAAACATTGTTTAGGCTTCGGTGAACATCTAAGCCTTGCTTTTTGAGGAAATTTTCAAGTAAATCGGCAGTTTTGTCCTCTTCTCTGCTGTAAGAGGTAATGCTAATTAACTCTTTTAAAAGATTTATTGCTTCTCCGGCAGCTTCCTTCACATCCAACATGGTATTTTTATTATTTTAGAGCATTAAGAATTAAAAAACATAAAATTATAAGTTAATGGGCAAAGAAGGATTGAATCGCCGGGAATTTTTAAAAAGAACGGCGGCTATAGGTGGGGTACTGGCAGCAGCACCTTTTATTAATCCTGTTATTTCAGAAGCGAAACCACTGGTAAAACTCCCTTCAAGAATTGTGTTTTTAGGTGATAGTATCACAATGGATGGCAGATATGTAAACTTGTTTGAGTATTACATCAGAATACATTATCCGGAGTGGCAGGGAGAAATTATTAATATGGGTTTGAGTAGCGAAACAGTATCTGGGTTATCAGAACCATCTCATCCATTTCCTCGCCCATATGTGCACGACCGCTTACGAGATGTGTTAGATAAAACAAATCCCGAACTGGCTTTTGTCTGCTATGGAATGAATTGTGGCATCTATCACGATTTTTCTGAAAAAAGATTTGAAGCTTACAAAACTGGAATAATGGGAATTGCCAACCAGTTAAAAGAGCGAAAAACAGAAGTGGTTATGCTTACTCCACCACCATTTGCTTTTAGAGGGAATGAAAAAACGATTTTGGCAGATGGCGAGGCTTACAGCTATTCTAAACCTTACGAAGCTTATGATGATGTGTTAACTACTTATGGAAATTGGATTAAAGAGACTTTCTCAAAAAAAATGCAGGTAATAGATATACATGCAGCGATTGAGCCTTATAAAGAAATTTGCTACGATCAAG
It includes:
- a CDS encoding M20 family metallo-hydrolase, coding for MLDVKEAAGEAINLLKELISITSYSREEDKTADLLENFLKKQGLDVHRSLNNVWVETAGSSENKPVILLNSHHDTVKPNTAYTRDPFSPDVVDGKLYGLGSNDAGGPLVSLLFTFLILSKKEQPYKLLFAATAEEEVSGKNGIAALLPELGKIDLGVVGEPTLCQMAVAEKGLMVLDCVARGKAGHAAREEGINSIYEALPDIEWFRTYEFPKVSPTLGKVKTSVTQIEAGTQHNVVPDACKFVVDVRSTEQYSNQEIYEIIQQHVKCEVNPRSFRLNSSGIAETHPIVKKGFELGLEAYGSPTLSDQALMPFTTIKVGPGDSARSHTADEFIFTNEIEQGIRTYINLLDQLDLGAV
- a CDS encoding GDSL-type esterase/lipase family protein; the encoded protein is MGKEGLNRREFLKRTAAIGGVLAAAPFINPVISEAKPLVKLPSRIVFLGDSITMDGRYVNLFEYYIRIHYPEWQGEIINMGLSSETVSGLSEPSHPFPRPYVHDRLRDVLDKTNPELAFVCYGMNCGIYHDFSEKRFEAYKTGIMGIANQLKERKTEVVMLTPPPFAFRGNEKTILADGEAYSYSKPYEAYDDVLTTYGNWIKETFSKKMQVIDIHAAIEPYKEICYDQDIVHPNFNGHFVWAHALLKNLKLLKEEKIKVSVEGGMADSYAFEEKLPFSFPEKMFGEKCPAQLKDMLAEMNYTTLKIKGLPAKNDYSLFVEGTDFKEGSGKEWKKGIEVGSLIAKLAAVNDTTKEVDTLWEVVQQKRGIYDRALLNAIGHGNPHVEAVPLVEGERVKTELLEKLAEMDGKQGFKMEVKPTA